Proteins encoded by one window of Synechococcus sp. WH 7805:
- a CDS encoding isochorismate synthase MenF, translating into MSAESFPSSMAMRFGDRLQQALQAWEQRQGEDCVMSLAVPIGGLDPLRHLPDLRSSDPFRFLWDGAPGLCLAASGRCHHLDLAGPKRFELAQRFCDATLCRVVEGSPDAPAQARSRILLAFSFFEQPSEQQPRGGMPSVQAVLPRWQLSRQGRQCWLRIHGVAHEIEDVRLLIETLWLMAERLQAQPQLSEPWPETVRGSVSPGDWESRYASALERGLELVNQGELHKLVLAVRQSIQLSAPLNPLPLLDRLRHQQAGSCRFLWQRDAQDSFFGASPERLLSLRNGQLRSDALAGTAGRLETGESLLNSEKDRREHELVVQAITDHLKSLGLTPRRPRRPQLARHGRLMHLHTPITAAAEEQLPLSLAGALHPTPAVAGLPRRQAMGWLRSLEPFERGGYAAPIGWIDSAGDAELRVAIRCGHAHGSQLDLTAGAGLVRGSVAERELQEVALKLTVLADQLDLQSQQGSNPLDPPLPRL; encoded by the coding sequence ATGTCGGCCGAGTCCTTCCCCAGCTCGATGGCGATGCGCTTCGGCGATCGGCTCCAGCAGGCCCTGCAGGCCTGGGAGCAGCGCCAGGGTGAGGACTGTGTAATGAGTCTGGCCGTCCCCATCGGCGGCCTCGATCCCCTGCGGCACCTGCCAGACCTGCGATCCTCCGACCCCTTCCGCTTCCTCTGGGACGGGGCACCGGGTCTGTGCCTGGCCGCGTCTGGTCGCTGCCACCACCTGGATCTCGCCGGTCCGAAACGATTCGAACTAGCACAGCGTTTCTGCGATGCCACCCTTTGCAGGGTCGTGGAAGGCTCTCCGGATGCACCGGCGCAGGCCCGATCCCGCATCCTTCTGGCCTTTTCGTTTTTCGAGCAGCCGAGCGAACAGCAGCCCAGGGGAGGCATGCCCTCCGTGCAGGCCGTGCTGCCCCGATGGCAACTGAGTCGTCAGGGTCGCCAGTGCTGGCTTCGGATCCACGGGGTCGCCCACGAAATCGAAGACGTCCGCCTGCTGATCGAAACGCTTTGGTTGATGGCCGAGCGGCTTCAAGCCCAGCCCCAGCTGTCAGAACCGTGGCCGGAAACGGTGCGGGGCAGTGTCAGCCCTGGCGATTGGGAATCGCGCTACGCGTCGGCCCTTGAACGGGGGTTGGAGCTGGTGAACCAGGGTGAACTCCACAAGCTCGTGCTGGCCGTTCGGCAATCGATTCAACTCAGCGCGCCCCTCAATCCCCTGCCGCTGCTTGATCGATTGCGGCACCAGCAGGCCGGCAGCTGTCGCTTCCTCTGGCAGCGTGACGCGCAGGACTCCTTTTTTGGAGCCTCTCCTGAACGGTTGCTCAGTCTGCGCAATGGACAACTCCGCAGCGATGCTCTGGCCGGGACAGCCGGTCGGCTTGAAACCGGAGAGTCGCTTCTGAATTCCGAGAAGGACCGCAGAGAACATGAATTAGTGGTGCAGGCGATCACTGATCACCTGAAGAGCCTCGGGCTGACCCCCCGCAGACCAAGGCGCCCCCAACTCGCTCGGCACGGACGGTTGATGCATCTCCACACGCCAATTACAGCGGCGGCCGAGGAACAGTTGCCGCTGAGTCTGGCTGGTGCCCTGCACCCCACACCAGCGGTAGCAGGTCTCCCCAGACGCCAGGCCATGGGTTGGCTGCGCAGCCTTGAGCCCTTCGAGCGCGGAGGCTATGCGGCTCCAATCGGCTGGATTGACAGTGCCGGCGACGCCGAACTGCGGGTTGCCATCCGCTGCGGCCACGCCCACGGTTCTCAACTCGACCTCACCGCTGGAGCCGGACTGGTGAGGGGGTCAGTGGCGGAACGGGAGCTGCAGGAAGTTGCTCTCAAACTGACCGTGCTGGCCGATCAGTTGGACCTCCAATCACAACAGGGTTCCAACCCTCTCGATCCTCCGTTGCCTCGCCTGTGA
- a CDS encoding AMP-binding protein, translated as MTSAVAVLCDPLSPEDTAIRLQAALGKGQWVRLLGRDPSADRGSVPPEAVQWPEAVGWPEGPGLVLSSGGSTGGRSFCLHPVGNLERSAQATAHWLRCISIDPTTALVWNPLPFHHVSGLMPWWRACQWGAAHVWLAPALMKHPARLLERSVQHPAWRQKPMLLSLVPTQLRRLLVHPRGRRWLQAMDVIWVGGASLPEDLAAASRQAGLKLAPCYGATETAAMVTAQRPRDFLTGGTSCGQPLEDVDLQVGADGALAVRCDRLALARVDHSGELHPLSDSQGWWWSGDRARLSETAVQPHLHVLGRRDGAILSGGVTVYPPQLEERLMAAARSASLPLGAVLLLAVSDREWGERLVALVRWSGADGDSEVAARCLGGLRALVSDWMPAERPIAWHECDELEPTAAGKWERARWQVWLRSLEAGQTRPCDDYALRHRDQ; from the coding sequence ATGACTTCAGCTGTCGCCGTTCTGTGCGACCCCCTTAGCCCTGAGGACACCGCGATCCGCCTGCAGGCGGCCTTGGGCAAGGGACAGTGGGTGCGGCTGCTCGGCCGTGATCCTTCGGCGGACCGGGGATCTGTGCCTCCGGAGGCTGTTCAGTGGCCAGAGGCTGTTGGCTGGCCAGAAGGGCCTGGGCTGGTCTTGTCCAGTGGTGGCAGCACCGGAGGTCGATCCTTCTGCCTGCATCCTGTCGGCAACTTGGAGCGCTCAGCCCAGGCAACCGCCCACTGGCTTCGCTGCATCAGCATCGACCCCACCACGGCCTTGGTCTGGAATCCCCTCCCGTTTCACCATGTGAGCGGACTCATGCCCTGGTGGCGTGCATGCCAGTGGGGCGCTGCCCACGTCTGGTTGGCACCTGCGCTGATGAAACACCCGGCTCGACTGCTGGAACGCAGCGTGCAACACCCTGCCTGGCGGCAGAAGCCGATGCTGCTGTCGTTGGTTCCCACCCAGCTGCGGCGTCTGCTGGTTCACCCACGCGGTCGTCGTTGGTTGCAAGCGATGGATGTGATCTGGGTTGGAGGGGCGAGCTTGCCGGAGGATCTGGCTGCCGCCTCTCGTCAGGCCGGCCTGAAGTTGGCTCCGTGTTACGGCGCAACGGAAACTGCCGCGATGGTGACGGCCCAACGTCCCAGGGATTTTCTGACTGGTGGTACGAGCTGTGGCCAGCCTCTCGAGGACGTTGATCTCCAGGTGGGTGCGGACGGAGCCCTGGCTGTTCGCTGTGATCGCTTGGCCTTGGCAAGGGTTGACCATTCCGGCGAGCTGCATCCGCTCTCCGATTCACAGGGCTGGTGGTGGAGCGGTGATCGGGCCCGGCTTTCCGAGACAGCTGTTCAGCCACACCTGCATGTGCTGGGGCGCCGGGATGGCGCGATCCTCTCGGGAGGCGTCACGGTGTATCCACCCCAGCTCGAGGAGCGGTTGATGGCTGCGGCTCGTTCAGCGTCACTGCCGCTTGGAGCAGTGCTGCTGTTGGCTGTGTCGGATCGCGAGTGGGGCGAGCGGCTGGTGGCCCTGGTGCGCTGGAGTGGGGCTGATGGGGATTCTGAGGTTGCGGCGAGGTGTCTCGGGGGATTGAGAGCCCTCGTGTCTGACTGGATGCCTGCGGAGCGTCCAATCGCTTGGCATGAATGCGATGAACTCGAGCCGACGGCTGCAGGAAAATGGGAGCGTGCGCGTTGGCAGGTCTGGCTCCGATCGCTAGAAGCGGGACAGACCAGGCCCTGTGATGACTACGCTCTCCGACACCGAGATCAGTAA
- a CDS encoding TM2 domain-containing protein: MTTLSDTEISNRKLASGLLGVFLGSFGAHKFVLGFTNAGIIMLVVTIAGGMVTCGVASFVMGVIGLIEGIIYLTKTPEEFRELYIDARKQWF; encoded by the coding sequence ATGACTACGCTCTCCGACACCGAGATCAGTAACAGGAAGCTTGCCTCGGGTTTGCTGGGCGTCTTTCTTGGATCCTTCGGCGCGCACAAATTTGTTCTTGGTTTCACTAACGCCGGCATCATCATGTTGGTGGTGACTATTGCCGGTGGCATGGTCACCTGTGGTGTCGCCTCGTTTGTGATGGGGGTGATTGGACTGATCGAGGGAATCATCTATCTCACAAAAACCCCCGAGGAATTCCGTGAGCTTTATATCGACGCTCGGAAGCAATGGTTTTGA
- the rsmH gene encoding 16S rRNA (cytosine(1402)-N(4))-methyltransferase RsmH, giving the protein MPDQLPETDSAFQHVPVLADVLLKTLDQEPSDHWQSGLVVDATLGGGGHSSLLLDRYPGLRLIGLDQDATARAAAAARLRPWQERVTIVATNFADYSPPGSASLVLADLGVSSPQLDVAQRGFSFRLDGPLDMRMNPEGGGETAAQLIERLKESDLADLIYAYGEERLSRRIARRIKADLAVQGTYSGTAALAYAIAGCYPPKARRGRIHPATRTFQALRIAVNHELAALDRLLEQSPDWLQPGGMLAIISFHSLEDRRVKTAFLQDERLERITRRPLTASEDEQERNARSRSAKLRIARRRSASVDSSERG; this is encoded by the coding sequence ATGCCCGATCAGCTTCCCGAGACCGATTCAGCCTTTCAGCATGTGCCGGTGCTGGCCGATGTTCTGTTGAAGACGTTGGACCAGGAGCCCAGTGACCACTGGCAGTCTGGCCTGGTTGTGGATGCCACCCTGGGCGGAGGCGGGCACAGCAGTCTGTTGCTGGACCGTTATCCAGGGTTGCGCTTGATCGGGCTCGACCAGGACGCCACAGCGAGAGCGGCGGCCGCAGCGCGTCTCCGCCCCTGGCAGGAACGGGTCACCATCGTGGCCACCAACTTTGCTGATTACAGCCCTCCTGGGTCGGCATCCCTGGTTCTGGCGGACCTTGGCGTCAGCAGTCCCCAGCTCGATGTGGCGCAGCGGGGGTTCAGTTTTCGCCTCGATGGTCCCCTCGACATGCGCATGAATCCGGAGGGTGGGGGTGAGACGGCGGCGCAGTTGATCGAACGCTTGAAGGAATCCGACCTGGCTGACCTGATCTACGCCTATGGCGAGGAACGCCTGTCTCGCCGGATCGCACGCCGGATCAAGGCGGATCTGGCGGTGCAGGGGACCTATTCAGGGACTGCCGCGCTTGCCTACGCGATCGCCGGTTGCTACCCACCCAAGGCCCGACGTGGGCGGATCCACCCGGCGACGCGTACGTTTCAGGCCCTGCGCATTGCCGTGAATCACGAGCTGGCAGCGCTCGATCGCTTGCTTGAGCAGTCCCCGGACTGGCTTCAGCCTGGCGGGATGCTGGCGATCATCAGCTTTCATTCTCTTGAAGATCGGCGCGTCAAGACAGCTTTTTTGCAGGATGAACGGTTGGAACGCATCACCCGCCGACCGCTGACGGCCTCTGAAGATGAACAGGAAAGAAATGCACGAAGCCGCAGCGCCAAGTTGCGCATTGCCAGGCGTCGATCAGCTTCAGTCGACAGTTCAGAGCGTGGTTGA
- the menA gene encoding 2-carboxy-1,4-naphthoquinone phytyltransferase: protein MSDRQAVATLHSPDAERRRLWKAAIKWPMYSVAVMPMLLALGWRIGAGLPVRWGQAIAFLVAAVLLLLWENLSNDLFDADTGVDVEGKPHSVVALLGRRRPVRQLAHGALVAGLLLMAVIALRSSVWVLGLVLLCCLLGYLYQGPPFRLGYLGLGEPLCWMAFGPLATASALMVLTPVQPVAAMATVPWASALALGSGPAIATTLVLFCSHFHQVETDARHGKRSPVVRMGTARAAALVPWFIAGTLALEWVPVLDGHWPLTALLGGLGLPAASALIRLLRDHHRNAERIAGSKFLALRFQALNGVGLSVGLAIGPRFEAAVHQLI from the coding sequence ATGTCAGATCGCCAGGCTGTTGCAACCCTTCACTCCCCGGATGCGGAACGACGGCGTCTTTGGAAGGCGGCTATCAAGTGGCCGATGTACTCCGTGGCGGTGATGCCCATGCTTCTGGCCCTGGGCTGGAGGATCGGCGCCGGCCTTCCGGTGCGTTGGGGACAGGCCATCGCATTTCTTGTGGCAGCCGTCTTGCTGCTGCTTTGGGAAAATCTCAGCAACGATCTATTCGATGCCGACACCGGGGTGGATGTTGAGGGCAAACCCCATTCCGTGGTGGCGTTGTTGGGACGACGACGGCCGGTCCGCCAGCTGGCGCATGGCGCCCTGGTGGCGGGATTGCTGTTGATGGCGGTGATCGCCTTGCGCAGCAGCGTCTGGGTGCTGGGCCTGGTGCTGCTGTGCTGCCTTCTGGGTTACCTCTATCAGGGTCCTCCCTTTCGTTTGGGATACCTCGGACTGGGTGAGCCCCTGTGCTGGATGGCCTTTGGTCCACTGGCCACTGCATCAGCTCTGATGGTGCTCACCCCGGTTCAGCCTGTCGCCGCGATGGCAACGGTGCCCTGGGCCTCAGCCCTGGCGCTCGGATCGGGTCCTGCGATCGCCACCACCCTGGTGCTGTTCTGCTCCCATTTCCATCAGGTGGAGACGGATGCTCGTCACGGCAAGCGCTCGCCCGTGGTGCGGATGGGAACGGCCCGCGCTGCGGCGCTCGTTCCCTGGTTCATTGCGGGCACCCTCGCTCTGGAATGGGTGCCGGTTCTGGATGGACATTGGCCGCTGACGGCCTTGCTGGGAGGCCTGGGCTTGCCTGCAGCTTCAGCTCTCATCCGTCTGCTGCGCGACCACCACCGGAATGCGGAGAGGATCGCCGGCAGCAAATTCCTGGCCCTGCGCTTCCAGGCGCTCAATGGGGTGGGGCTCAGCGTCGGCTTGGCGATCGGACCCCGGTTCGAGGCCGCTGTTCATCAGCTGATCTGA
- a CDS encoding thioesterase family protein, which yields MIADSSSWLKLSKKVRFGDTDAAGVMHFHQLLRWCHEAWEESLERYGVEAHAVFPGCRGQERWPEIALPVVHCRADFLKPVHGGDHLQVLVVPQRLDPGSFEVHYRFQLDDQDVAHGSIRQLAISNTSRRRCALPEAIDRWLEASSLGSISGL from the coding sequence TTGATCGCTGATTCCTCCAGCTGGCTGAAATTGTCAAAAAAGGTGCGCTTCGGCGACACCGACGCTGCTGGTGTGATGCATTTTCATCAGCTTTTGCGTTGGTGCCACGAGGCCTGGGAGGAGAGCCTTGAGCGTTACGGCGTTGAAGCCCATGCTGTGTTTCCAGGCTGCCGCGGCCAGGAGCGATGGCCGGAGATTGCCTTACCGGTGGTGCACTGTCGTGCCGACTTTCTCAAGCCGGTGCATGGCGGTGATCATCTCCAGGTTCTGGTTGTTCCCCAGCGGCTCGATCCAGGAAGCTTCGAAGTGCATTATCGCTTCCAATTGGATGACCAGGATGTCGCCCACGGCTCGATTCGTCAGCTAGCGATCAGCAACACATCCCGACGGCGGTGCGCACTTCCGGAAGCGATTGATCGATGGCTAGAAGCGTCTTCCCTTGGAAGCATCAGTGGCCTCTGA
- the grxC gene encoding glutaredoxin 3 has translation MPSVEIYTWRTCPFCIRAKQLLDRKGVAYTEYSVDGDEPARDAMAARGNGRRSVPQIFIADQHIGGCDELHALERAGTLDALLS, from the coding sequence ATGCCGAGCGTCGAGATCTACACCTGGCGCACCTGTCCGTTTTGTATCCGTGCCAAGCAGCTGCTGGATCGCAAGGGCGTTGCTTACACGGAGTACTCCGTTGACGGCGATGAGCCGGCCCGCGATGCCATGGCTGCGCGTGGGAATGGCCGCCGCAGTGTTCCCCAGATCTTCATCGCAGATCAGCACATCGGGGGATGCGACGAACTCCACGCTCTTGAAAGGGCCGGGACACTCGATGCCCTGCTCTCCTGA
- the gshB gene encoding glutathione synthase — MRHLFVLDPLERINPAKDSTAALMQAAFRASLEVWACTPADLIALGDEPLAMAAPVQPDPWVRAGDRERLPLNTFKVIWMRKDPPVDEAYLYATHLLDVAERAGVCVLNRPSSLRSWNEKLGALRFSRWMAPTLVSGRVGELQAFAEEQGEIVLKPLGGRAGLGVIRVSSQAPGLGALLELVTEQERLPVMAQRFLASVSEGDKRILLVDGEPLGAINRRPAAGEFRSNLAVGGQPEPTVLSERECQICAALAPALRAEGLFFVGIDVIGGMLSEINVTSPTGIREVERLMDQPLADQVIERLQQLRS; from the coding sequence ATGCGCCATCTGTTCGTGCTGGATCCGCTGGAGCGGATCAACCCCGCCAAGGACTCCACAGCGGCGCTGATGCAGGCGGCCTTCCGCGCCTCTTTGGAGGTGTGGGCTTGCACCCCTGCTGATCTCATCGCCCTCGGTGATGAGCCTCTGGCGATGGCTGCCCCGGTCCAGCCCGATCCTTGGGTGAGGGCCGGAGACCGTGAGCGCTTGCCCCTCAACACCTTCAAGGTGATCTGGATGCGGAAGGACCCGCCGGTGGATGAGGCCTATCTCTATGCCACCCATCTGCTGGATGTGGCTGAGCGTGCGGGGGTGTGTGTGCTCAACAGACCGTCCTCCTTGCGCAGCTGGAACGAAAAGCTGGGCGCCCTGCGATTCAGTCGCTGGATGGCCCCCACCCTGGTCTCCGGCCGGGTTGGAGAACTGCAGGCTTTTGCGGAGGAGCAGGGGGAAATCGTTCTCAAGCCTCTGGGTGGCAGGGCTGGCCTGGGGGTGATTCGGGTGTCATCGCAGGCGCCGGGGCTGGGCGCTTTGCTGGAGCTGGTTACTGAGCAGGAACGTCTTCCCGTGATGGCGCAACGTTTTCTGGCCTCAGTGTCCGAGGGCGACAAACGCATTCTTCTGGTGGATGGTGAGCCGTTGGGAGCGATCAATCGCCGTCCTGCGGCCGGTGAATTCCGCAGCAATCTGGCTGTGGGAGGTCAGCCGGAGCCCACCGTGCTCAGTGAACGGGAATGTCAGATCTGTGCCGCGCTAGCCCCGGCACTGCGGGCCGAGGGTTTGTTTTTTGTGGGCATCGATGTGATCGGTGGGATGCTCAGTGAGATCAACGTCACCAGTCCAACCGGCATTCGAGAAGTGGAACGGCTGATGGATCAACCCCTTGCTGATCAGGTGATTGAGCGGCTGCAGCAACTGCGTAGCTAA
- a CDS encoding NAD(P)H-quinone oxidoreductase subunit H, whose translation MTQLETRTEPMVVNFGPHHPSMHGVLRLVVTLDGEDVVDCEPVIGYLHRGMEKIAENRTNVMFVPYVSRMDYAAGMFYEAVVVNAPEKLANIPVPKRASYIRVLMLELNRIANHLLWLGPFLADVGAQTPFFYIFREREMIYDLWEAATGQRLINNNYFRIGGVAADLPWGWLEKCRDFCDWFGPKIDEYEKLITNNPIFRRRIEGLGVIGKDEAINWSLSGPMLRASGVPWDLRKVDHYECYDDFDWDVAWEKEGDCFARYRVRIEEMRQSLKILRQACDMIPGGPTENVEARRMAEGKDSEFAGFDYQYVAKKVAPTFKIPNGELYTRLESGKGEIGIFIQGNNDVTPWRFKIRAADSNNLQILPHILKGHKVADIMAILGSIDVIMGSVDR comes from the coding sequence ATGACGCAGCTGGAAACGCGCACGGAGCCGATGGTGGTCAACTTCGGCCCCCATCACCCCTCCATGCACGGGGTGTTGCGGCTGGTGGTGACCCTTGACGGCGAGGACGTCGTCGATTGCGAGCCAGTGATCGGCTATCTCCACCGCGGCATGGAGAAGATCGCGGAGAACCGCACGAACGTGATGTTCGTGCCCTATGTGAGCCGCATGGACTACGCGGCGGGGATGTTCTACGAGGCCGTCGTGGTCAACGCCCCGGAAAAACTGGCCAACATTCCAGTGCCCAAGCGCGCCAGCTACATCCGGGTGCTGATGCTGGAACTGAACCGCATTGCCAACCATCTGCTCTGGCTGGGTCCCTTCCTGGCTGATGTGGGCGCTCAGACTCCCTTCTTCTACATCTTCCGGGAAAGGGAGATGATCTACGACCTCTGGGAAGCCGCCACCGGCCAGCGGCTGATCAACAACAATTACTTCCGCATCGGGGGCGTGGCCGCCGATCTCCCCTGGGGCTGGCTGGAGAAGTGTCGTGATTTCTGCGACTGGTTCGGCCCGAAGATCGATGAATACGAGAAGCTGATCACCAACAACCCGATCTTCCGGCGCCGTATTGAAGGTCTGGGTGTAATCGGCAAGGATGAAGCCATCAACTGGAGCCTCTCCGGGCCGATGCTCAGAGCGTCAGGCGTGCCCTGGGACCTGCGCAAGGTTGACCATTACGAGTGCTACGACGATTTCGATTGGGATGTGGCCTGGGAGAAGGAAGGCGACTGCTTCGCCCGTTATCGGGTGCGCATTGAGGAGATGCGCCAATCCCTAAAGATTCTTCGTCAAGCCTGCGACATGATCCCCGGTGGGCCCACCGAAAACGTGGAAGCTCGTCGTATGGCCGAAGGTAAAGACAGCGAATTCGCCGGTTTCGATTACCAATACGTGGCCAAGAAAGTGGCTCCCACATTCAAGATTCCGAACGGTGAGCTTTACACCCGCCTGGAATCAGGCAAAGGGGAAATCGGGATTTTCATCCAAGGGAATAACGACGTCACTCCCTGGCGTTTCAAGATTCGGGCCGCGGACAGCAACAACCTGCAGATCCTTCCCCACATCCTCAAGGGACACAAGGTGGCCGACATCATGGCGATCCTTGGTTCGATCGACGTGATCATGGGATCCGTTGATCGCTGA
- the menC gene encoding o-succinylbenzoate synthase has protein sequence MTLQLAFRPYAFDLSRPLVTSRGSWQRRRGWLLRIVDSGSGSMGWGEVSPLDPGGQHRCEHVLSAWSLNVCRSRQALEVLLPSLPAALAFAIGAALAELDGVVGDAHANGQRWRPPPPSAQLLPAGHAMPAALEALLAQHGEVAGEACRVEPLTLKWKVAAAEPALEWRLLSLLLQHLPDKARLRLDANGGWDRATADRWADAVADDPRLDWLEQPLAANDLEGLSRLGERVPVALDESLDLNPELREHWPGWQVRRPVLEGDPRPLLQDLQRGRPKLMLSTAFETGIGARWLALLAQLQQQGPTPVAPGFAPGWTPSGPLFASEPEQVWAHASEAMP, from the coding sequence ATGACTCTGCAGCTGGCGTTTCGTCCCTACGCCTTTGATCTGAGTCGGCCGCTTGTGACCTCCCGTGGGAGTTGGCAGAGGCGCCGAGGCTGGTTGCTTCGGATTGTTGATTCTGGTTCCGGATCGATGGGATGGGGGGAGGTGTCCCCGCTCGATCCTGGCGGCCAACATCGTTGTGAGCACGTCCTCAGCGCTTGGTCTCTGAACGTATGCCGCTCCCGTCAGGCACTGGAGGTGCTGCTGCCGTCCCTTCCCGCCGCCCTGGCCTTCGCAATCGGGGCCGCGCTGGCAGAGCTCGACGGTGTGGTGGGTGATGCCCACGCCAACGGTCAGCGTTGGCGCCCGCCGCCGCCATCGGCCCAACTGCTCCCCGCCGGCCATGCCATGCCCGCAGCGCTTGAGGCCCTGCTCGCGCAGCATGGGGAGGTTGCGGGCGAAGCGTGCAGGGTGGAGCCGCTCACGCTGAAGTGGAAAGTGGCAGCTGCCGAGCCGGCTTTGGAGTGGAGGCTGCTGAGCCTGCTCCTCCAGCATCTTCCCGACAAGGCCCGGCTGCGTCTGGATGCCAACGGCGGCTGGGATCGGGCCACCGCGGATCGTTGGGCCGATGCCGTCGCGGACGATCCGCGTTTGGATTGGCTGGAGCAACCACTGGCGGCCAACGATCTTGAGGGATTGTCGCGGTTAGGGGAGAGGGTCCCCGTTGCCTTGGATGAATCCCTGGACCTAAACCCCGAGCTTCGTGAGCACTGGCCGGGTTGGCAGGTGCGGCGGCCTGTGTTGGAGGGTGATCCGAGACCCTTGCTTCAGGATCTGCAGAGAGGACGACCAAAGCTGATGCTGAGCACGGCGTTTGAAACCGGCATCGGTGCTCGCTGGCTTGCTCTGCTCGCCCAGTTGCAACAGCAGGGCCCCACACCTGTCGCCCCCGGCTTCGCACCTGGCTGGACCCCTTCAGGACCGTTGTTCGCCTCCGAGCCTGAGCAGGTCTGGGCCCATGCGTCGGAGGCAATGCCATGA